In the Sinorhizobium arboris LMG 14919 genome, one interval contains:
- a CDS encoding ActS/PrrB/RegB family redox-sensitive histidine kinase — translation MAAATLYNDLNSNRSLRLQTLVRLRWLAVGGQSLAVIVTALWLQFPLPIVPCSVLIACLALLNVFLTLRFPPTQRLTPPAAFSLLGLDLAQLTALLFITGGLANPFAPLLCVPVIISSASQPKPQSIVLAGLAVVGVTALAFSPFPLPWYPGTVLLMPRVLTAGIWFAIVSMTAFAAFYTYRVSLEASELSEALTATELVLQREKHLSQLDGLAAAAAHELGTPLATISVVAKEMERELGDDPRFGEDVHLLRSQSERCRDILRRLTTLSSESEEHMRLLPLSSLIEEVMAPHREFGIEIELKEQGDRASEPVGLRNAGILYGLGNLLENAIDYARKKVTVTTEHTAERVRVTIEDDGDGFSPDILARIGEPYVTRRQKDDSAGGLGLGLFIAKTLLERSGARLRFENGGPKHPGARVSVEWPRVLMDTKLAK, via the coding sequence ATGGCAGCCGCGACACTCTACAACGATCTGAACAGCAATCGCAGCCTCCGGCTGCAGACCCTCGTACGGCTGCGCTGGTTGGCGGTGGGCGGTCAATCGCTCGCCGTCATCGTTACCGCGCTCTGGCTGCAGTTCCCGCTGCCGATCGTTCCCTGCTCCGTGCTGATCGCTTGCCTGGCGCTCCTCAACGTCTTTCTCACACTCCGCTTTCCGCCGACGCAGCGGCTGACGCCGCCGGCAGCCTTCTCCCTGCTCGGCCTCGATCTTGCGCAATTGACTGCGTTGCTCTTCATCACCGGCGGACTTGCCAATCCCTTCGCGCCGCTTCTTTGCGTGCCGGTCATCATCTCGTCCGCCTCGCAGCCGAAGCCACAGAGTATCGTGCTGGCCGGCCTCGCCGTCGTGGGTGTCACGGCCCTTGCGTTCTCCCCCTTCCCACTGCCCTGGTATCCTGGCACCGTTCTGTTGATGCCGCGCGTGCTGACGGCAGGCATCTGGTTCGCGATCGTCTCGATGACGGCGTTCGCCGCATTCTACACCTATCGCGTCTCGCTCGAAGCAAGCGAACTTTCCGAGGCGCTGACGGCGACCGAGCTCGTACTCCAGCGCGAGAAGCACCTGTCGCAGCTCGACGGCCTCGCCGCCGCCGCCGCCCATGAACTCGGAACGCCGCTTGCGACGATCAGCGTCGTCGCCAAGGAGATGGAACGGGAACTCGGCGACGATCCGCGCTTCGGCGAGGACGTTCATCTCCTGCGCAGCCAAAGCGAGCGCTGCCGCGACATTCTGAGGCGGCTGACGACGCTTTCGTCCGAAAGCGAGGAGCATATGCGGCTTCTGCCGCTCTCGTCTTTGATCGAGGAGGTGATGGCGCCGCATCGCGAATTCGGAATCGAAATCGAACTGAAAGAGCAGGGCGACCGCGCGTCGGAACCCGTCGGCCTCCGCAATGCAGGCATACTCTACGGTCTCGGCAATCTTCTGGAGAACGCGATCGACTATGCGCGCAAGAAGGTGACCGTCACGACGGAACACACGGCCGAGCGCGTGCGGGTGACGATCGAGGACGACGGCGACGGATTTTCGCCGGACATCCTGGCGCGGATCGGAGAACCCTATGTGACGCGGCGCCAGAAGGACGACAGTGCCGGCGGTCTCGGCCTCGGGCTCTTCATCGCCAAGACGCTGCTCGAGCGTTCCGGTGCCCGTCTACGCTTCGAGAATGGCGGCCCGAAACATCCGGGCGCCCGGGTCAGCGTCGAATGGCCGCGCGTTCTGATGGACACGAAACTGGCGAAATGA
- the hrpB gene encoding ATP-dependent helicase HrpB, with product MRALPALPVREILPDLGEALASAGSVVLSAPPGAGKTTLVPLFLLRQPWRGDGKIILLEPRRLAARAAAGRMAELLREKVGETVGYRMRLDNRLSAKTRIEVVTEGVFSRMILDDPELSGISAVLFDEFHERSLDADFGLALALDVQSALREDLRIVVMSATLDVERIAGLIGDTPVLKSEGRSFPVDIRYENRNAGESVEDAVVRTVAEAHRREDGSILAFLPGQAEIARTAERLAGRFGEGTIIVPLYGNLSQKDQDAAIRPAPKGMRKIVLATSIAETSITIDGVRIVVDSGLQRLPVFEASTGITRLETVRVSRASADQRAGRAGRTEPGIAIRLWHSGQTAALSAFTPPQVLASDLSGLLLDLAHWGVADPSTLKFLDPPPETTLREARSLLVELGALDGGGALTPRGRRIRDLALPVRLAAMAVAAAEEGRAQEACLLAVMLTEQGLGGNGIDVEERLRRFRSERSDRAEAARGLARRMAADLGASKRPSPDPVSPGAMLMHAFPDRVALQRGGRGRFVMANGRGAEIPETERLAAAGMLVIADLTGRAGAQRVLAAAETDRSDVEGHMPEAIVTEEQSFFDRASRQVRARRVTRLGAIIFEEKPLPRPGGEAAARALADGIRQLGLAAVPFPQDVEQLRDRIGFLHRSIGDPWPDMSDAALISRLDEWFVPFQGNAGGIDGIKGRDLAEGLMALVPYDLQRVLAKLAPTHFEAPTGQRHPIHYHGDEPILSIRVQELFGLKTHPAIGDGRLPLLLELISPGHRPIQTTRDLPGFWAGSWKDVRADMRGRYPKHPWPEDPANAIPTTRAKPRGM from the coding sequence ATGCGCGCGCTTCCCGCCCTGCCCGTCCGCGAGATCCTGCCTGACCTCGGCGAGGCGCTCGCTTCCGCGGGATCCGTCGTGCTTTCGGCTCCGCCCGGCGCCGGCAAGACGACGCTGGTGCCGCTCTTCCTGCTCCGTCAGCCTTGGCGCGGCGATGGCAAGATCATTCTGCTCGAACCGCGGCGGCTCGCCGCCCGCGCCGCGGCCGGGCGCATGGCCGAACTTCTGCGAGAGAAGGTCGGCGAAACCGTCGGGTACCGCATGCGGCTCGACAACCGCCTATCTGCGAAGACGCGCATCGAGGTCGTGACGGAGGGCGTCTTTAGCCGGATGATCCTCGACGACCCCGAACTTTCCGGCATTTCCGCCGTGCTGTTCGACGAATTCCATGAGCGCTCGCTCGATGCGGATTTCGGCCTGGCGCTGGCGCTGGACGTGCAATCGGCGCTGCGCGAGGACCTCAGGATCGTCGTTATGTCCGCAACGCTCGACGTCGAGCGCATCGCCGGACTGATCGGCGATACGCCGGTCCTGAAAAGCGAAGGCCGGAGCTTCCCGGTCGACATCCGCTACGAAAACCGAAACGCCGGAGAAAGCGTCGAGGACGCGGTGGTCCGAACGGTCGCCGAAGCGCACCGTCGCGAAGACGGTTCGATCCTCGCCTTCCTGCCGGGGCAGGCGGAGATCGCCCGCACGGCGGAACGTCTCGCCGGACGCTTCGGAGAAGGCACGATCATCGTGCCGCTCTATGGCAATCTGAGCCAGAAAGATCAGGACGCAGCGATCCGCCCGGCGCCGAAGGGCATGCGCAAGATCGTGCTGGCGACCTCGATCGCTGAAACCTCGATCACCATCGACGGCGTCAGGATCGTCGTCGACAGCGGATTGCAGCGGCTGCCGGTTTTCGAGGCTTCGACCGGCATCACGAGGCTCGAAACCGTGCGGGTTTCAAGAGCTTCGGCCGATCAACGAGCCGGACGCGCAGGAAGAACCGAACCGGGCATTGCGATCCGCCTGTGGCATTCCGGCCAGACGGCGGCGCTTTCCGCCTTCACGCCGCCGCAGGTCCTTGCCAGCGACCTCTCCGGCCTGCTTCTCGACCTCGCCCATTGGGGCGTGGCCGATCCGTCGACACTGAAGTTCCTGGATCCGCCGCCGGAGACGACCTTGCGCGAAGCGCGAAGCCTGCTCGTCGAGCTCGGCGCGCTGGATGGCGGCGGAGCGCTGACGCCGAGGGGCCGCAGGATCCGCGATCTGGCGCTGCCGGTGCGGCTCGCGGCAATGGCGGTTGCGGCCGCCGAAGAGGGTCGGGCGCAAGAGGCATGCCTGCTTGCGGTGATGCTTACCGAGCAGGGACTTGGCGGCAACGGCATCGATGTCGAAGAGCGGCTGCGACGGTTCCGGAGCGAGCGCAGCGACCGGGCGGAGGCCGCCCGGGGTCTGGCCAGGCGGATGGCCGCGGACCTCGGTGCGTCGAAGAGGCCGAGTCCAGACCCGGTTTCGCCCGGAGCCATGCTGATGCACGCCTTTCCGGATCGGGTCGCGCTGCAGCGCGGCGGGCGCGGCCGCTTCGTCATGGCGAACGGACGCGGCGCCGAAATACCCGAGACGGAACGGCTTGCAGCGGCCGGGATGCTGGTTATTGCCGATCTTACGGGCAGAGCCGGCGCACAGCGGGTGCTCGCAGCCGCGGAGACAGACCGGTCGGATGTCGAAGGGCACATGCCGGAGGCGATCGTCACCGAGGAGCAGAGCTTCTTCGATCGGGCAAGCCGGCAGGTGCGTGCCCGCCGGGTGACGCGGCTCGGGGCGATCATCTTCGAGGAGAAACCCCTGCCTCGCCCCGGCGGCGAGGCGGCGGCGCGGGCACTCGCGGATGGTATCCGGCAGTTGGGGCTCGCCGCTGTCCCCTTCCCGCAGGACGTGGAGCAGCTGCGCGACCGCATCGGCTTCCTGCATCGCTCCATCGGCGATCCCTGGCCGGACATGTCGGACGCGGCGCTGATCTCGCGCCTCGACGAGTGGTTCGTCCCCTTCCAGGGAAACGCCGGCGGCATCGACGGGATCAAGGGTCGCGATCTCGCCGAAGGCCTCATGGCGCTCGTTCCCTACGATCTTCAGCGCGTCCTCGCGAAGCTCGCGCCGACTCATTTCGAAGCGCCGACGGGCCAGCGCCATCCGATTCATTACCATGGCGACGAACCCATCCTTTCGATCCGCGTGCAGGAACTCTTCGGATTGAAAACGCATCCGGCGATCGGCGACGGGCGGCTGCCGCTGCTCCTCGAGCTCATCTCCCCCGGCCACCGCCCGATCCAGACGACCCGTGACCTGCCGGGCTTCTGGGCGGGATCGTGGAAAGACGTCAGGGCCGACATGCGTGGCCGCTATCCGAAACATCCCTGGCCGGAGGACCCCGCCAATGCGATACCGACGACGCGCGCCAAGCCGCGCGGGATGTAG
- a CDS encoding ATP-binding cassette domain-containing protein — translation MQETAGTQSPTRTERLTLSDVTIRLGDRTLLAISAAVAPGEVLTVMGPSGSGKSSLLAFAGGFLDPAFAVTGRILIGEKDLTDVPANRRHAGILFQDPLLFPHLSVGGNIVFAIPPAVKGRVKRRRLAEAALDEMDLAGFYDRDPDTLSGGQKTRVALQRVLVSEPQFLLLDEPFSNLDAALRQQTRELVFSKARSAGLPTILVTHDASDAEAAGGRVIEIAKEEQA, via the coding sequence ATGCAGGAAACCGCCGGGACACAGTCCCCGACCAGGACAGAACGCCTGACGCTCTCGGACGTGACGATTCGTCTGGGCGACAGAACTCTGCTCGCCATTTCGGCGGCCGTCGCGCCGGGTGAGGTGCTGACCGTCATGGGGCCGTCCGGCTCCGGCAAGTCGAGCCTGCTCGCCTTTGCGGGCGGTTTTCTCGATCCGGCATTCGCTGTGACCGGCCGCATCCTGATCGGGGAGAAGGACCTGACGGACGTTCCCGCCAACCGGCGCCACGCCGGGATCCTGTTTCAGGATCCGCTGCTCTTTCCCCATCTTTCCGTCGGCGGCAATATCGTCTTCGCGATACCTCCGGCTGTCAAAGGACGGGTCAAGCGCCGGCGGTTGGCAGAAGCGGCCCTCGACGAGATGGACCTCGCCGGCTTCTACGACCGCGATCCCGACACGCTCTCCGGCGGCCAGAAGACGCGCGTGGCGCTGCAAAGAGTGCTCGTTTCCGAACCGCAATTCCTGCTTCTCGACGAGCCCTTCTCCAATCTCGACGCGGCGCTCAGGCAGCAGACGCGTGAGCTCGTCTTTTCCAAGGCCAGGTCGGCCGGGCTGCCGACCATCCTCGTGACCCATGACGCCTCCGATGCGGAAGCGGCAGGCGGCCGTGTGATCGAGATCGCGAAAGAGGAGCAAGCGTAA
- a CDS encoding ABC transporter permease, translating to MAQPTRLGGNALLAFILGFPILAGLAGTVLPAFGYLPALGGFDVTLAHFTELARQPHILRSVLTGLAAGLLTTVATVAIVGTFVAGFAGTPVFTRIQHVVSPLLAVPHAAAAFALAFLVAPSGFLLRLISPEVTGFTRPPDWLLPNDPLALTMVAGLVTKEVPFLFLMMLAALPQLALLRARRLAAALGYGPVAGFVVCLWPALYRQIRLPVFAVLVYSVSTVDVAMILGPQLPPTLPVRVTQWAGDDDLGARFLASAGAFLQLGVVVAAMATWIALEWVGKAALARVTFSGRRFARDGALRAAGALAMTGCAATIFAGLGLLTIWSVAGLWPFPDALPGNLTPKTWMRTLPQIRHPLLTTIALALLAAAFALVFAILLLHRNGAGGGQKSAAGYRLLYLPLLVPEISFVFGLQVLMLSAGVAPNFASVLAVHFLFVLPYVLLSLSAPWRELDPRFEKIAAGFGRSTLEILFTVRLPLLFRACLTALAVGFAVSVSLYLPTLLVGSGRLATITTEAVALSSGGDRRVIGIYALVQGLLPFLAFLVASLGPQLLFRNRRAMRT from the coding sequence ATGGCGCAGCCAACTAGGCTCGGCGGAAACGCGCTCCTCGCCTTCATTCTCGGGTTCCCTATCCTTGCCGGTCTTGCAGGCACGGTCCTGCCGGCCTTCGGCTACCTGCCGGCACTCGGCGGCTTTGACGTCACGCTCGCCCATTTCACCGAACTCGCCCGCCAGCCGCACATCCTTCGCTCCGTCCTGACCGGCCTTGCCGCCGGACTGCTGACGACGGTCGCGACGGTCGCAATCGTCGGCACGTTCGTCGCCGGCTTTGCAGGAACGCCGGTTTTCACCCGCATCCAGCATGTCGTCTCTCCCCTGCTTGCGGTTCCGCATGCGGCGGCCGCCTTCGCCCTGGCTTTCCTCGTCGCTCCGTCGGGCTTCCTGCTCCGGCTGATCTCGCCGGAAGTGACGGGCTTCACGCGGCCGCCGGACTGGCTTCTTCCAAACGATCCTCTCGCGCTGACGATGGTCGCCGGGCTCGTCACCAAGGAAGTACCGTTCCTGTTCCTGATGATGCTTGCCGCCCTGCCGCAGCTCGCGCTTTTGCGGGCCCGGCGACTTGCAGCGGCGCTCGGCTACGGGCCTGTGGCCGGCTTCGTCGTCTGCCTCTGGCCGGCCCTCTACCGCCAGATCCGCCTGCCGGTTTTCGCGGTGCTGGTCTATTCGGTCTCCACGGTCGACGTCGCCATGATCCTTGGGCCGCAACTGCCGCCGACTTTGCCGGTGCGAGTGACGCAATGGGCGGGAGATGACGACCTCGGCGCGCGATTTCTCGCCTCGGCCGGCGCCTTCCTGCAGCTCGGCGTCGTCGTCGCGGCAATGGCGACCTGGATCGCACTCGAATGGGTCGGAAAAGCCGCTCTGGCGCGCGTGACCTTTTCCGGGCGGCGCTTTGCAAGGGACGGCGCACTTCGCGCCGCGGGCGCCCTCGCCATGACCGGCTGTGCGGCCACGATTTTCGCAGGCCTCGGCCTCCTTACAATCTGGTCGGTCGCGGGCCTCTGGCCCTTTCCGGATGCTCTGCCTGGAAATCTCACGCCGAAGACCTGGATGCGAACGCTGCCTCAAATCCGGCACCCGCTTCTCACCACGATCGCGCTTGCCCTGTTGGCGGCAGCGTTCGCGCTCGTGTTCGCGATCCTCCTGCTCCACCGGAACGGTGCTGGCGGGGGACAGAAGAGTGCGGCCGGCTACCGGCTGCTTTACCTGCCCCTGCTGGTGCCTGAGATCAGCTTCGTCTTCGGCCTCCAGGTTCTGATGCTCTCGGCGGGGGTTGCGCCAAATTTCGCGAGCGTGCTGGCGGTCCATTTTCTTTTCGTGCTCCCTTATGTGCTTCTGTCGCTGTCGGCGCCCTGGCGCGAGCTCGACCCGCGCTTTGAAAAGATCGCCGCCGGCTTCGGCAGGTCCACCTTGGAAATCCTTTTCACGGTACGGCTGCCGCTGCTCTTTCGTGCCTGCCTCACGGCGCTCGCCGTCGGATTCGCGGTTTCGGTCAGCCTCTACCTGCCGACGCTCCTTGTCGGATCCGGAAGGCTGGCGACGATCACGACGGAGGCAGTTGCCCTTTCCTCGGGCGGCGACCGTCGGGTCATCGGCATCTATGCCCTGGTTCAGGGACTCCTGCCCTTTCTCGCATTTCTCGTTGCGTCGCTCGGGCCCCAATTGCTATTCCGCAACCGCCGGGCAATGAGGACGTGA
- a CDS encoding ABC transporter substrate-binding protein, translating into MYRRAGQIMAAALLAFCIAGKASATDPGNWEAVVAEARGQTVYFNAWGGSENVNAYIRWAGDEMKARYGVSVVHVKLDDTAKATATVLAEKTAGKDEGGSIDLVWINGENFAAMKRAGLLYGPGWATKLPNWRYVDYETKPTVLTDFTIPTDGLESPWGGAKLVFFYDSARTKTSDLPDSATDLLKWAETYPGRFSYPQPPDFTGSSFLKQVLTELVDDRAKLQRPADDATFAADVAPLFAYLDKLTPLLWRKGKAYPQNYADMKQKLADGELDIIFAFNPAEASSAVANGELPETVRSFVFSGGTLANTHFVAIPYNASAKAGAFLLADFLLSPEAQLRKQDPKIWGDPTVLSLAKLPASDRSAFERLDLGIATLRPDELGPALDEPHPDWMTRIETEWIRRYGAAN; encoded by the coding sequence ATGTATAGGCGAGCAGGGCAAATCATGGCCGCAGCGCTGCTGGCGTTTTGCATCGCCGGCAAGGCGTCCGCCACGGACCCCGGCAACTGGGAGGCCGTCGTTGCCGAGGCGAGGGGCCAGACGGTCTATTTCAACGCCTGGGGCGGCTCCGAAAACGTCAACGCCTATATCAGGTGGGCCGGCGACGAGATGAAGGCGCGCTACGGCGTTTCCGTCGTCCATGTGAAGCTCGACGACACCGCAAAGGCAACCGCGACCGTGCTCGCGGAAAAAACCGCAGGAAAGGACGAGGGCGGATCGATCGATCTCGTGTGGATCAACGGCGAGAACTTCGCCGCGATGAAGCGCGCCGGTCTGCTTTACGGCCCCGGCTGGGCGACCAAGCTGCCGAACTGGCGCTATGTCGACTACGAAACAAAGCCGACGGTACTGACCGATTTCACTATCCCGACCGACGGGCTGGAGAGTCCCTGGGGCGGCGCCAAGCTCGTGTTCTTCTACGACTCGGCGCGAACAAAGACGAGCGACCTGCCTGATTCGGCGACGGATCTCCTGAAATGGGCCGAGACCTATCCGGGGCGCTTCTCCTACCCGCAGCCTCCGGATTTCACCGGCTCTTCCTTTCTGAAGCAGGTGCTGACCGAGCTCGTCGACGACAGGGCCAAGCTGCAGAGACCCGCCGACGACGCCACTTTTGCGGCCGATGTCGCGCCGTTGTTTGCCTATCTCGACAAGCTCACGCCGCTCTTGTGGCGAAAGGGCAAGGCCTATCCGCAGAACTATGCGGACATGAAGCAGAAGCTCGCCGATGGGGAACTGGACATCATCTTCGCCTTCAATCCGGCGGAAGCCTCTTCCGCGGTCGCCAATGGCGAGCTGCCTGAGACGGTGCGTTCTTTCGTCTTTTCAGGCGGTACGCTCGCCAACACGCATTTCGTCGCCATTCCCTATAATGCGTCGGCCAAGGCCGGTGCGTTTCTGCTTGCCGACTTCCTCCTCTCGCCCGAGGCGCAGCTTCGCAAGCAGGACCCGAAGATCTGGGGCGACCCGACGGTTCTCTCACTCGCCAAACTTCCGGCATCCGACCGATCCGCCTTCGAGCGGCTGGATCTCGGCATTGCAACGCTCCGCCCCGACGAACTCGGTCCCGCGCTCGACGAACCGCACCCGGACTGGATGACCCGGATCGAAACCGAATGGATCCGCCGTTATGGCGCAGCCAACTAG
- the soxG gene encoding sarcosine oxidase subunit gamma family protein codes for MSEFRPTLRPALASRQAVVAADFRLSPLPEGTIVHVLARPGQEGVVSFLGSLAGAAPHALRPVSPDQWFIIRDDPTPHQDMKSLFAALEPRATGVDQSHGRVRIRIEGKMAQRALSKGTALDLDPSAFPIGQSAATLIGHIAVHITRVGPDAFEIIVLRSFAESLWDDLARMGLEFS; via the coding sequence ATGTCTGAATTCCGTCCAACCCTTCGCCCGGCGCTTGCCAGCAGGCAGGCGGTCGTTGCCGCCGATTTCAGGCTCTCACCCCTGCCGGAGGGCACGATCGTCCATGTTCTCGCCCGGCCGGGACAAGAGGGGGTCGTGTCCTTCCTCGGCAGCCTCGCCGGCGCCGCCCCGCACGCTTTGCGCCCGGTTTCGCCCGACCAGTGGTTCATCATTCGCGACGATCCCACGCCGCATCAGGACATGAAGAGCCTCTTTGCCGCTCTCGAACCGCGCGCCACCGGCGTTGACCAGAGCCACGGACGCGTGCGCATTCGGATCGAGGGAAAGATGGCGCAGCGCGCGCTCTCCAAGGGCACGGCACTCGACCTGGACCCGTCCGCTTTCCCGATCGGACAATCCGCGGCGACGCTGATCGGCCATATCGCAGTCCACATTACCCGCGTCGGTCCCGATGCCTTCGAGATCATCGTGCTGCGCAGCTTTGCCGAAAGCCTCTGGGATGATCTCGCCCGAATGGGTCTGGAGTTCAGCTGA